AAAGTGCTTGTTGTGCTTTCATCTCCCGTTATAATAATAACGGGAGATGGAAGACAGCGCACACTCCTCTCTCAAAAAACAATAACATATGAACTTATATAGTAAAGCAGGCATCTATGCCCTGCTGGTGCTCCTTATTGCCTTTAGTGATGCGAAAGCCCAACCGGGCTTCGATACGCAGCGCCTGTCGAGAATCGACGAATTTATTACCCATCAGATAAAGGAACAACATATCCCTGGCGCTGTGGCATTGATTATCCGCGACAACAACATTATTTACAATAAAGCCTTTGGCTACGCAGATATCGCCTCCGGGAAAAAAATGCAGGTGAACAATATTTTCCGGATCGCGTCGCAGTCGAAGGCCATTACCAGCCTGGCTGCGATGATGCTGTGGGAAGAAAACAAATTCCTGCTCGACGATCCTGTATCGAAATATATTCCTGCTTTTAAAGATCCGCAGGTACTCGTTCATTTCAATGCATCAGACAGTACCTGGACTACCCGGCCCGCCAGTCGTGATATCACTATCCGTGATCTGTTGCGCCACACCTCTGGTATTGCCTATGCAGCCGTTTTCTCCGATCCGGTTATGCAGGCCATATATCAGAAAGCAGGCATTCCCAGTGGAATCGGTACCACCGCTTCTACATTGAAAGAAAAGATCAACCTGCTGGCAAAATTACCACTGCAACATGATCCGGGTGAAAAGTTTACCTATGGCCTGAATACAGATGTATTGGGCTATCTCGTGGAAATCTGGAGCGGCCGGCCGCTCGATGAATTCCTCCGCAAAAGGATCTTTGAGCCACTTGAAATGAACGATACCTGGTTTCACCTGCCGGCGGATAAACAACAACAACTCACTACTCTTTATGAAAATGTGGGACAGGAACTGAAACCTGTTACACATCCTATTTATGAAGGAGTAAATCCGGATTTTCCCAAATTGAATGGCACCTATCTGTCCGGCGGAGCAGGGCTTAGTTCTACCACCGGCGACTACGCCAAATTTCTGTCACTCTTCCTGAATAAAGGTGTGTATAAAACCAAACGGCTTGTTAGCCGTAAAACCATTGAGCTCATGCTCACCAACCAGTTACCGGATGGAACCGGCATTTCTCCTCTCCCACCGCAGCCGGAAAATTTCCGCTTCGGACTTGGGTTCGGACTCGAAACACCTGCCAACGACTATCTTTCTCCAATGACTGTTGGCTCCTTCCGTTGGGATGGTGCCTTCACCACCTTCGGCTGGGCCGATCCTCAGGAACATATTATCGGTCTTCTCTTCACCCAGGAATACCTTTCTCCCTGGTGGCGTATGGGTGATGAGTTCAAGACGTTGACATATCAGGCGATTAACTATTAGCTGCCGGTAAATGCAACGAAGCTTATCATATTATAACAATATGCCATCTTCGTTGCATTTATTAACAACTATTTGTAATCCACAACGATATGTGGAAAAGTTTTTCACTCCTTTCGTATATCAATGATCACAGCTTTTCAAAATCCTTCCAAACGCTTTACCAATAAGCCTTTCAAGCATCAGTAATGATACGATACAATGCTCCCGCATTCCTCCTTATTCGCTGAAATATAAGCCTGTACGAGAGTTAAATTTTGTAGTTTGATTTATTTAGCTACATTTGCAACCACATTGCGAGGTAGAGCAGAGGTAGCTCGTCGGGCTCATAACCCGAAGGTCAGTGGTTCGAATCCGCTCCTCGCTACAAACGAAAATCCTGAACTATTCTATTGGTTCAGGTTTTTTTTTATCTGCCAAAAAGCAAAATACTAGCATTATTACCAACGGCCATCAAGATGCTGATTGCAATTTGTTAGCCACCATCTAATTAATCCCGTAAAACTAAAATTATCCTCCCATGAAACAAAAACCATCAATGGCATTTATCGCCGCCTCCTGGGTGGCAGTACTGACTGGCATGCTTGGCTTTGTGATCGGACTCTGGAATGCAACCATGCAGCTGAATGAAAAAGGATATTACTTCACCGTACTTATGTATGGACTCTTTTCCGCGGTTTCTGTGCAGAAATGTGTGCGCGACAGGCTGGAAAATATTCCGGTGACTGATATTTACTACGGACTTAGCTGGGTGTCTATGTTACTCACCCTGCTGCTGCTCATCGTTGGTTTATGGAATGCCACCCTGGCGCCCAGCGAAAAAGGCTTCTATGCTTTTGCTTTCCTGCTGAGCGTTTTCGGCGCTATCGCTGTACAGAAAAATACACGCGATACACAGGCCGCAAAATCCCCCGGCGAAACACCCCGGGCCGACAATTAGTTTTCTTATGGAACCATAGAACAAGCCCCTGGTACCAATATCGCCGGGGGCTTTGTTATATACACCCACTCAGGCTATTCTTCCTGTAAACTACCGCTTTGTTATGCCTGCCAAAAAAATTACCTGAAATGATTTCTTTTAACACAAATAAATACTACTTTTATTCCGACGTTAGAGAAAAAGTGCCGCGTTTATCGACTTGTTATTCACCAGGATTCGCTATGAATCTTTTTTTTGGAACCATTGCTAAATCGATTTTCTAATACAGGCACAGCCTGATTGGAAAATCAATGCAGGAAAAGACCCGCGTATGAACGAAGTAAACAAAATAGTACTCTGCCAACTCAGGTAACAGCTGCTTGTTATTCTTTATTGTTAGCTAAATCGATATTGTACTGAACATTGTAAATTGTATTGTATCGCAATTTTGCTTATGATACCTGATGCGGAAACCAGGTAATAATGAAACGGAAAACCAGACACACTCCTTTGTAAAGGAGTATTTCATCATTTTTTAAAACTGCTTAAAACCGATAAGGAAACTTTAAATATTGCCCTGTAGCATTATTGCTAAATCGATTTTTTTAAAATCGATCGGGAAAACTTTATTAACCAATTTCAATTAATGTATATGCACAAACGATCCACGTTTTGGGCTCAGGCCTTCTTTGCCGTTACGGTACTGATGCTCTTTTCGCTGTTTGCCTTTTCACAAGCGAAAACAATAACCGGGAAAGTAACGGACGCCAACGACCACACACCTATACCCGGCGTATCCGTACAGGTAAAAAACACCAGCACCGGCACCATTACCAAAGCCGATGGTTCTTTCAGCCTGCAGGCTCCCGAAAATGCCGTACTGGTATTCTCCTTTGTCGGATACCAGCAGCAGGAAACACCCGCGTCCGGCGCCCCTATGCAGATTAAACTCAGCGCCGGTGTAAAAGCACTGCAGGATGTAGTGGTAATCGGTTATGGTACTCAGAAAAGAAATGAAGTAACCACTTCCGTTGCCACCGTAAAGGCTGAAAACTTCAATCAGGGCGGCTCCCGCTCTCCCATGGATCTTATCCAGGGTAAAGTGGCCGGTCTTTCTGTTACCAGAACACAGGGCAACAACCCTAACAGCGGCGCCTCCATTCAAATCAGAGGTATCAGCTCCATTGCTGGCGATATGAAACCTCTGATTGTGATCGACGGTATA
The genomic region above belongs to Chitinophaga sp. 180180018-3 and contains:
- a CDS encoding serine hydrolase domain-containing protein; this translates as MNLYSKAGIYALLVLLIAFSDAKAQPGFDTQRLSRIDEFITHQIKEQHIPGAVALIIRDNNIIYNKAFGYADIASGKKMQVNNIFRIASQSKAITSLAAMMLWEENKFLLDDPVSKYIPAFKDPQVLVHFNASDSTWTTRPASRDITIRDLLRHTSGIAYAAVFSDPVMQAIYQKAGIPSGIGTTASTLKEKINLLAKLPLQHDPGEKFTYGLNTDVLGYLVEIWSGRPLDEFLRKRIFEPLEMNDTWFHLPADKQQQLTTLYENVGQELKPVTHPIYEGVNPDFPKLNGTYLSGGAGLSSTTGDYAKFLSLFLNKGVYKTKRLVSRKTIELMLTNQLPDGTGISPLPPQPENFRFGLGFGLETPANDYLSPMTVGSFRWDGAFTTFGWADPQEHIIGLLFTQEYLSPWWRMGDEFKTLTYQAINY
- the yiaA gene encoding inner membrane protein YiaA, encoding MKQKPSMAFIAASWVAVLTGMLGFVIGLWNATMQLNEKGYYFTVLMYGLFSAVSVQKCVRDRLENIPVTDIYYGLSWVSMLLTLLLLIVGLWNATLAPSEKGFYAFAFLLSVFGAIAVQKNTRDTQAAKSPGETPRADN